caaaaattattgaaaaccacaaaaaacaaaaaggaaaacaattttttttttttttttaaagaaaacaaattaaaacacaaccaaacaaattaaaacacaacctaaatcccttcccccacacttaaaactaacattgtccccaatgtaggtgaaatgcaaagaaaagacaaaaataacaaaaatataaatatgagaataagaaaacaaactccccttgggttgcctcccaagcaGCGCCTTTGTTTATTGTCGTTGGCTCGACTCAAGTCTTTCTTCAATCAGTACAAATTGGATCTTCAAGGTCCAATTTCACCAAATTCTCTACTTGGAAACCTTCATAGAAAGTCTTAAGTCTATGACCATTCACCTTAATCACTTTGGAAGTtgctaaattttgaatttcaactgCACCATGAGGAAAAACATTAGTAACAACAAAAGGTCCAATCCAACGAGAATGCAACTTACCCGGAAACAAACGAAGCTGTGATTGGCACagaaggactttttgaccaattttaaaCTCCTTCCTAAAGATCATCTTGTCTTGAAAAGCCTTCGTCTTCAAATTAGGAGCGGCTTGCAAAACAGAGGGTAAAGGCCTCTCGTTATAATTTGGTAACGCAACATTACTTGACTGTTGTAACTTCGGAAAATCATTCAGCACTGCAACAGTTTCCTGCAAATCAGTACTCGAGGCTaactcttcattctttttctcaAGATGTTTACTAATGGCAACTTCCAATTCATCTTTTTcatcaagttcaaaaacttcCTGTGCTAAAGGATCAATCACATCAACagaataaacaggattatcatcatcaggatatttcatggcatcacaaatattaaacttaacaatTTTACCATCAAATTCCATGGTAATTGTGCCACTATTAACATCTATCTTGGCTTTGGATGTCTTCAAGAATGGTCTTCCTAACAAAATAGGAGCAGTTTGATCaccattttccatatcaagcacatAGAAATCAGCAGGAAAAACCAAATCATTGATTTGCACAAGAACATCCTCAACTACACCCTTAGGATAGGCAATAGATCTATCAGCCAATTGAATCACAACACCAGTTTTAAGCAAAGGCCCAAGTTTCAAAGAAGCATAAATAGAATATGGCATTACATTGATGGAAGCTCCTAAATCTGCCATGGCCTTCTCAAATCTCATGTTACCTATCGTACAAGGGATAGTAAACATACCTGGATCTTTGCACTTCGCAGggagttttctttgaataactGCAGAAACATTCTCCCCCACTCTCACCTTCTCatatcttttatgtttttgttcccTCTTATGTGTACACAGTGCTTTCAGGAATTTAGCATAACGAGGAACTTGTTTAATAGCATCTAAAAGTGGAATATTTACCTCGCATCTACGAAAAGTCTCATATAAATCTGAATTTCGCTCATATTTTCTAGATTCTGTTAAAGCCTGAGGAAAAGGAGGTACTGGTTTATAATCAGAAAGAGGTGGAAACTTACGCTTAGGTACGTCATCGTCATTGGGAAAATCCCCGTCTGCAACGacgtttttctccttttcttgctcTGACGATGCAGGGGCTGCCTTTACTGGAATCTCAACCTCTTTACCACTTCTCAAAACGATTGCACTTACATTCTCTCTTGGATTTATTACCGTTTGAGAGGGTAATTTCCCCGAACTTTGCGCCTCTAGCTTATTAATTGTGGTCGCCATCTGCCCCATCTGATTTTCCAAACTTTGAATACTGGCCCTCGTCTCCTGTTGAAATTGCAAAGTGTTAGTGGCAAGAGACTTAACAATATCGTCTAAAGACATACCAGAATTAGAAATTTGGCCCGATTGTTGTCTAGGAGGGTATGGCTGCTTATATTGCTGATAACTTGGGTGGTTTTGAGTCGCGTGTTGGTTTACTTGTGGACTCCCATAGCTGAGATTGGGGTGATCCCTCCATCCTGGGTTATACGTGCTCGAATAGGGATCATATTTCCTTTGCTGTTGTCCAGGAAAACCACCTGTCGCATTCACTTGCTCAATGGGCTCCTCTTGAAGAGTTGGGCACATATTGGTTGGATGCCCTACTATTGAACAAATTCCACAAGCCTTCGCTGTTTGCATATTTCCTACAGCCATTTGACGAACAAGAGAAGTCAGACTtgcaatttgttgttcaagggaAGAAATATTTACCTCATTAACATGCTTAGATGGAAGGTCAAGCCTAGTGCCAAATTGTTGAGAGTTGGCCGCCatatttgcaatcaagtttcttGCGGCCTCGGGAGTTTTATCCACCAAAGCTCCTCCACTAGCAGCATCAATCATGTTCCTATCAATGGGTAGAAGGCCCTCATAGAAATATTGGATGAGTAACTGCTCACTAATTTGATGATGGGGGCAGCTTGCACATAATTTCTTAAAACGTTCCCAGTATTCGTGTAGGGACTCTCCGTTGTGCTGCCTTACACCACAAATTTCTTTTCGAATGTTAGACGCCCTTGAagctgggaaatatttttccaaaaacagtCTCTTCATCTCGTTCCATGTGGTAATACTCCCGGAGGGTAGATAATAGAGCCAATCCTTAGCCGAATCTTTCAAAGAAAACGGAAAGGCTCTCAATTTAATTTGCTCCTCAGTTACCCCTGTGGGTTTCATACTCGTGCACACCACATGAAGCTCCTTTAAATGCTTGTGAGGATCTTCACCTGTAAGGCCATAAAAAGTGGGCAAGAGATGTATTAGTccagattttaattcaaaagtagTAGTAGCATCTAAAGTAGGGAACGTTATGCATAAAGGTTGTTGATTCAAATCAGGAGCAGCAAGCTCTTTCAAAGTTCGATTTCCAGCCAtgatttcttcctcttttaaaTCAGAATTGCTAGCAAATAGGAAGTCAAGAGCCAAATCGTTCTCTTCAGAATTTCTCCGAGCTTCCCTCCTTAACCTGCACAAAGTTCTTTCTATTTCTGGATCGTACAGAAAATCACTTTGGTTAGAAGATCGAGTTACagtcataaacaattaaaacaaattagaaaaagtctagagtaatgaaaataaataaacaaacaatttttattttttattttattttattttattttttttaaaaaaaaaaacaataaaagcaaaaaatttcaagaaaataaaaataaggatcacaaaaagcacaaaaataaactagaattactccccggcaacggcgccaaaatttggtgtgctgtcgcaggcactcaaaaataaaaccttacttgtgaaaatatatatatagcagtggaagtaagggtcgatcccacgaagagtaattagccgagttttatgctacgtgaacaaggatgggtGAGTTTTGagtctgaaaataattttaagaaaaataactaaaaaacaattcaaattaaaatattaatcaagtaaagaaacattggtctaagtcaacttccaccatcggaatttggcaactgatcatcgatgcaaatatatatcaattcatgctttgaatattcaccgttggaactgttttcctatctctccttagtcgtagttaattagaagacaagcgctctaattaaccctaactactaaacaacctaagacaagcgctataggtttaatctagtagcagccttaagaattagagagatcgatgaagcgaaacaacacaagcacaagcggttgcatttaatttcgtcggatgttcttcctaaaatttaataatcgctgagaagcagcaaatcattaaatcttagttgcttcgtagattggagggatcaaacaattacggatttgatgtccaacctagcaatagattgcaacgagtAATACACTAGTAGGCCTCctagtaattaaacgagacaatcataaaaataaacatagaaaaacatccgatactcaaaacataaatcgaacaataaaaacaaattagatctcacagttttattgattccgaggcttccgtttccttcgaccaattatgaaagtttagccacgcagggccatgactaaaactcaaggaagttagagaagaggggagaagatggaagataaaTGATGTCTTGTGTGTCATGGTTCTCCCCTTTTATACaagtttcatcccatatgctagaagcctaggaaatctcctaaagaaagatattgtaaatactatcctaaaataacaatacacaaatctaatttattaaggaaagtattaaacataaaataatggctaggataactaggaaggtgatgatttcaatggggacttttgttgccatatgctttatcgattctttctttgtttaagtccccacaaatcagccaagtatggagagaaaatcaatttcctttgtatggaaagagatgctcctttcatgttgtcttcttcacgtggtccccacaaatctcttctttattttcttgatcctctacgcatcttttccttccttttcttccttttgcttgactttgtatttattgcttggcttggctggaattgattggatgattatgaaaagtctcaaagtaaagaaatttccatatctgaaaacttccgcaattaaaccgcatcagaacgtcaacttcaagcccgatttcgaccttgatacattcagtatctctcaaaacgccaaacatgaaagttgtagatcgttttcttggtgttccacagcatcttgaatcatctcaatcggagcttttatgagagagttatgacCAGATTACGAAGTGATGTTGAAACtatccaaaatcgcccaatttgctttgttttgcatttaatgcctcaatttgtatcctaattcaaaatataagaataataagtacatttaggcattaaataagtataagagattaaatattaaggggaaaaatacgacattttacattcttatCAGATAAggtaacaaatgtgcacaaaactttattaacaataacttgatgtctatagacTAATTTAGAAAGAACTAgatacaaaatgaatcaatgagCCCTATATGCTTCGCATGACTTTTAAACAGCTTTACCGATAAACCTTTAGTCATAGGATCCGCAATCATCAATTTAGTATTGATATGCTCAATGAACACTTCATTCCTTTTGATGTTCTCTCACACACGAAGATATTTGATGTCGATatgcttacttctgcttccacttttattattcttagaaaaaaTATGGCAACACGATTATCGCAAAATTTTTTGATTGGTTTTACTATAGAATTGACAATTTTGAAACTACCAACAAAATTTCTCAACCATAGTGCATGTGTAATGGCTTCATAGCACGCAATAAATTCTTTCTCCATtgtagatgtagcaactataATTTGCTTGTTACTTCTCTTTGATATAGCCCCTCCAGTAAGAAGAAAGATATACCCTGAAGTAGATTTCctactatctacacatccaGTAAAATCTAAATCTGAATAAACAACCATCTCTAAATGGTCAGTGTGTTTGAATGTCAAACTATAATCCTTGGTTCCTTGAAAATActacattgaaaaattaaaatgacttctaatataaacaagtgtgtgtgtgcacaaagtgttaacaaaataatatcaatgcgaaatttaaatgacacgaattttgttaacgaagtggaaactcaataagagaaaaaccacttcgggcagccaaacccaggatatccactattcagaagacaagactagttacaaagtagtagcactcacatacccctgtgatcgtaccttgcactctaacgtatagcctaacacgaatgcctcccaactaggtctcccacctgaaggggtcttcaatggaatcttttaccttagggccaacccttaagatagacttcagatcagcgcagcaacagcacacacagcaatggcttcagagagacttaACTCAGCACAAGAAttctacaatataactctcttaagcactaaggaattcaatatcgaatttttgcagttctcaagcgttgggacctctatttataggctacaggttcaaaggagcgtctagcttgataaacctaggcgccgtccggacggacaactgtgcgatcggtttttcaaaaattcgctgaaattctttcctgatttgagccgcgtccggacggtgttgccctgtcgtccagatagtcgcacttcagctgcacgcaatttccatattaaggcttaacgcatccggaccaagggaatggttgtccggacggttaatttgatgcacgtaatttccatataaatagctcgcacgtccggaccatgaaggctgacgtctggacgtctggattttgaatgcgtgacttgccttatggatgagtgcgtccgaacgggaatccacatcgtccggatggttgtagcgatcttctcatatctgtgttttggaaagaaatctcacagctggtcgaacattgagtgtcgtccgacgtgctgctgaaacgtctggatggatgcaggctggaacagttcgaagcttctcgacacagtggaaggtccggacgaatgatgctttggacagttagGCTTccagacggtatatcacgtcgtccggatggctacaAGGGATACGAATTTTTTGACTTGtggactgtgcagaatcttctggaagcactctgaatagcggaatccctgcttaaaagcatcattacaaagaactgattttgtccaatagaatgaagccaattacaaactaacaaactcctcctttggccattctgggacaaaaatcacttgactggttaaaaatacactTCTGgtccaaaaattactccccatttttgtcacaaagggacaaagggtaaaacagagtaataaaacacacaaaaattactcacCCTAAAGCTCTTAGAAGGaccaaggtaaacagagtaatataatccaggAGTTTTTAAACAAGtttaacaaaatatccaaaacGGGATACATCAAAAAACAACAacgaagagaaagaaaaaaatcaggatgcatctgccattggtgcatcgtcctcatcatcactgctggacggatgatggtacttgagacactcctggagaTCCAGCTGTTTTTGCTTTACACGGAGGTTAACTGAGTGAACCTTCTGCTGCATGGCAGAGATGGACTGTTGCATAGATGACATGGatagctgcatggaactcatacccCCTTGAACAATTGCTAATGCCTCCAAAATCTAGGAATAACTAGCACCCTGCTGAGGTGGTGGAGCAGTTTGCGAAGAGGACGCCACATCTGGTACTCCTACAGGAATATGAGAAGGCGGGGGCATATCATCATCCTAATCATCTCGCCGGAGcagagcattggacttcatcagggtTTGCTTGCTGATAGggtcctggatcttcatcttcagctcgccagcaatactgatgcctgtCTGTAGAATAATCTGcatgagcaggcagccaaacgggagaccggtattgcccttATCACGGGCCTCtagaataacgcccaaaatatgcttgcacagacagaaaggcaagcaagACTGatggcatagacaaactgggaggtcactgcgcctaacaacgggccaaaggttgtgctgaacaatcttggctagcatgcggtgtggggcagataaggcaccaatcctgatggtggtggtgcgCTTCTCTTCTTGGGGAACTATATGGAAAAATTATCTGAGACCATCCAGAGAAGGAGggattaccacctcattgtacagGCTGCCAGAGGTGTGGAGAACAGGCACCCCTATGAAATGACTGATGAtttggggatcaacagtgatagtatgcccatccacagtggactgaagcaccaccccgcggtcatcatcctgaaccacctcaaggttggcataaaataatctgaccagcctggtttacacaacacaggcacagttGTGCAGATACCCCCAGtgataagtctggatagtgtcgTGGATACTGTCCAGAGGGGCCACCATGATGTCTAACCGAACTACATTTCTCTTAGCAATGGCTGGTCGGTCCATAATTTTAGCTTTAAGGGCTGCCCTATCTCCCTCCGTCCTCTGTCGGATTCTACGTTGTGGattgccggcagacatgattctgcaaaagtaaccaacaagatttgccaaaaataatccaaagaAAAATTCTTGTTAGTTCACATAGAAAATTCAGCATTATATCGGAAGTAAAAGgaacttttccaaaaattacacacAGTAAATTTCACAATACAGTCCATAATAATACCAAAACAGATAATCCCAACACTGTAGATATCACACATATGCAttttataatctcaaaaacattcccaaaataatcaatattctaacagttataaaaaaactgaaaagaataaagttaactagaaaaagtacctggaatgaggagagtaatgcacaaaaggacaaaagagagCGAGATAATGCAAAAAATCTTGAGAAACCACgcactagaagccaaaagaatGAGAGAAATTGAGTGGGGTAGCTGAAAAATGCGACAgctagggtttttaaaaccagTGGGGCccccgtctggacggctcattaatccgtccggacgcgcgttgccTCGTAAACGTGCGACAGGCCGTGTGCATCCGGACGTGTAACATTACCGTCCAACCGTTTGAGCCACACCCGCCCGGACGTAAAgaaagactgtccggacgcttcacactgaaaagacagaaattgagggaaaatttgcagaaattatttttcctaaagtcagcttcagaacacgcatgtataatcaactgataaagcaatcaaatagtatctcaaaactatgcaaagatataaaagagagttcagagttcaatcaggacaaagattttcctgtagacaaaaagtttaaatagattactcaactcatgcattgcatgtgtgtatgaagacttttcccaaaaaggTATGACTtgcactgatatgacaaaaagcaaccagattttctagagaagagagaaaatcagtggaagattagtcaaaagtcaaaccttattaattactagggcctagccaccctcatccgatacactccccctatggtgcaacacctaattgttttacttgtaccacgAATGACAAGGTAAAaatttacttgcaccatgaaggataaGGTATACTGTtaattcagcaca
This DNA window, taken from Alnus glutinosa chromosome 5, dhAlnGlut1.1, whole genome shotgun sequence, encodes the following:
- the LOC133869087 gene encoding uncharacterized protein LOC133869087 — protein: MTVTRSSNQSDFLYDPEIERTLCRLRREARRNSEENDLALDFLFASNSDLKEEEIMAGNRTLKELAAPDLNQQPLCITFPTLDATTTFELKSGLIHLLPTFYGLTGEDPHKHLKELHVVCTSMKPTGVTEEQIKLRAFPFSLKDSAKDWLYYLPSGSITTWNEMKRLFLEKYFPASRASNIRKEICGVRQHNGESLHEYWERFKKLCASCPHHQISEQLLIQYFYEGLLPIDRNMIDAASGGALVDKTPEAARNLIANMAANSQQFGTRLDLPSKHVNEVNISSLEQQIASLTSLVRQMAVGNMQTAKACGICSIVGHPTNMCPTLQEEPIEQVNATGGFPGQQQRKYDPYSSTYNPGWRDHPNLSYGSPQVNQHATQNHPSYQQYKQPYPPRQQSGQISNSGMSLDDIVKSLATNTLQFQQETRASIQSLENQMGQMATTINKLEAQSSGKLPSQTVINPRENVSAIVLRSEQEKEKNVVADGDFPNDDDVPKRKFPPLSDYKPVPPFPQALTESRKYERNSDLYETFRRCEVNIPLLDAIKQVPRYAKFLKALCTHKREQKHKRYEKVRVGENVSAVIQRKLPAKCKDPGMFTIPCTIGNMRFEKAMADLGASINVMPYSIYASLKLGPLLKTGVVIQLADRSIAYPKGVVEDVLVQINDLVFPADFYVLDMENGDQTAPILLGRPFLKTSKAKIDVNSGTITMEFDGKIVKFNICDAMKYPDDDNPVYSVDVIDPLAQEVFELDEKDELEVAISKHLEKKNEELASSTDLQETVAVLNDFPKLQQSSNVALPNYNERPLPSVLQAAPNLKTKAFQDKMIFRKEFKIGQKVLLCQSQLRLFPGKLHSRWIGPFVVTNVFPHGAVEIQNLATSKVIKVNGHRLKTFYEGFQVENLVKLDLEDPICTD